A genomic region of Solanum dulcamara chromosome 2, daSolDulc1.2, whole genome shotgun sequence contains the following coding sequences:
- the LOC129880305 gene encoding uncharacterized protein LOC129880305 codes for MYVVSDRNESIIKSVNMVFSNVSHFACIWHISKNVCTNYKRSKAVLSDIFYSMAKAYRKDEFKKLMAKVEKINHRMTQYLKNVGYEKWSRVYATVNRGRMMTSNIAECINGCLVEAQELPIIDFLKQTRMLFGAWNCKNREITAYTKYTLGRKFEDILVSNTMKCSRMKVVASSKYFYSVYESGVRYIVCLERKTCNCGRFQLDEIPSPHAIAVLKSKNITDMHPYFSDYYKPEALANTYELQMVLMPDKKDWSIPKEILEEIILPPRYKRMPGRPKKGRKKYSSEKIRTSINSCSRCGHEGHNRKTCNFMPKEK; via the exons ATGTATGTTGTATCAGATAGGAACGAAAGCATAATCAAGAGTGTAAACATGGTATTTTCCAATGTCTCTCACTTTGCATGCATATGGCATATATCAAAAAATGTGTGTACTAACTACAAGAGGAGCAAAGCTGTACTAAGTGACATCTTCTACTCGATGGCAAAGGCATACCGAAAAGatgaattcaaaaaattaatggcaaaagttgaaaaaattaatCACCGGATGACacaatatttgaaaaatgtgGGTTACGAAAAGTGGTCGAGAGTTTATGCAACTGTCAACAGGGGgagaatgatgacttctaacatcgcagaatgtatcaatggatgtcttgttgaagcacaagagctgcctataattgattttttaaagcaaacgagaatgttatttggtgcttggaactgcaaaaatagggaaataacaGCTTATACAAAATATACTTTGGGTAGGAAATTCGAAGATATCCTAGTATCAAACACAATgaagtgttcgagaatgaag gttgttgcttcatcaaaatatttttattctgTTTATGAGTCGGGTgtaagatacattgtgtgtcttgaaagaaaaacatgcaATTGTGGCAGGTTTCAACTAGATGAGATACCATCTCCACAcgcaattgcagtgttgaagagcaagaacattacaGACATGCACCCATACTTTTCTGATTACTACAAGCCAGAGGCGTTGGCAAATACATATGAATTGCAAATGGTTCTaatgccagataagaaagattggTCTATTCCaaaagaaattttggaagagaTCATCTTGCCACCAAGATACAAAAGGATGCcaggaagaccaaagaaaggaagaaaaaagtacTCTAGTGAGAAGATAAGAACGAGCATAAATTCTTGTAGTCGTTGTGGCCATGAAGGCCACAAcagaaagacttgtaatttcatgcccaaagagaaatga